A genomic window from Diospyros lotus cultivar Yz01 chromosome 2, ASM1463336v1, whole genome shotgun sequence includes:
- the LOC127795380 gene encoding uncharacterized protein LOC127795380 — protein MTMSFHTLNCPPMFGSNGKRIRTRYTTRWSPSMAMQLSPIILLQSDESGKLHEDKKNSSSGTALTRCKSSNHLLGQANAVGIIGGASVFSTLIFLEKLVWWSSKTGEECIPFVVCNDPNISRQLPFHPAKCKNSIHLNQDTLVENLRSKRVFLEQSGVHCIVMPCHKSHAWLVEVSEGCSVPFLSAGVCVARELKEAKLKPLEAGSNPRIGLLGADTALMIGYYQEQLERQGFEVVLLDKATTEHTVIPAIVALNRKDMEGARNLLRIAIQVLLVRAVNCVILASDEFLGVLPRGDPLLKKCVDPMDALARSTLRWAKSTDQKVHK, from the exons ATGACCATGTCCTTTCATACTTTAAATTGCCCTCCAATGTTCGGAAGTAACGGGAAAAGGATCAGAACCCGTTACACAACTAGATGGAGTCCATCCATGGCTATGCAGTTGTCTCCAATAATATTGCTGCAATCTGATGAAAGCGGAAAACTACACGAAGATAAGAAGAATTCTAGCTCAGGCACTGCTCTAACAAGATGCAAGAGTTCCAATCATCTTCTTGGCCAAGCCAATGCGGTTGGCATCATCGGCGGAGCATCGGTTTTCTCAACTCTAATTTTCCTGGAGAAGCTGGTTTGGTGGAGTTCAAAGACTGGGGAAGAATGTATTCCTTTCGTCGTTTGCAATGATCCGAATATAAGTAGGCAGCTTCCTTTTCATCCTGCCAAATGCAAAAATTCTATTCACCTAAACCAAGATACTCTAGTTGAGAACCTGAGGTCTAAAAGGGTGTTTCTTGAGCAATCTGGAGTTCACTGCATTGTCATGCCATGCCACAAGTCACATGCCTGGCTTGTCGAGGTCTCAGAGGGATGCTCGGTTCCTTTCCTTAGTGCGGGTGTTTGTGTTGCCAGGGAGCTAAAAGAAGCTAAGCTGAAGCCTCTTGAAGCCGGGAGTAATCCGCGGATTGGGCTGCTCGGTGCAGATACAGCTTTGATGATTGGTTATTATCAGGAACAACTAGAGAGACAG GGTTTTGAGGTGGTTTTGCTCGATAAAGCGACCACGGAGCACACTGTGATCCCTGCAATAGTAGCATTGAACAGAAAGGACATGGAAGGGGCAAGGAATCTTCTAAGAATTGCAATTCAGGTTCTTTTAGTCCGGGCAGTGAACTGTGTCATTCTTGCTTCTGATGAATTTCTTGGTGTTTTGCCACGAGGCGATCCTCTTCTCAAGAAATGTGTTGATCCCATGGACGCTTTGGCTAGATCGACCCTACGATGGGCAAAATCTACTGATCAAAAGGTCCATAAGTAG